From the genome of Manis pentadactyla isolate mManPen7 chromosome 18, mManPen7.hap1, whole genome shotgun sequence, one region includes:
- the MORF4L1 gene encoding mortality factor 4-like protein 1 isoform X1, with the protein MAPKQDPKPKFQEGERVLCFHGPLLYEAKCVKVAIKDKQVKYFIHYSGWNKKSAVRPRRSEKTLKTREDMVALFPVPEGAPSVHHPLLTSSWDEWVPESRVLKYVDTNLQKQRELQKANQEQYAEGKMRGAAPGKKASGLQQKNVEVKTKKNKQKTPGNGDGGSTSETPQPPRKKRARVDPTVENEETFMNRVEVKVKIPEELKPWLVDDWDLITRQKQLFYLPAKKNVDSILEDYANYKKSRGNTDNKEYAVNEVVAGIKEYFNVMLGTQLLYKFERPQYAEILADHPDAPMSQVYGAPHLLRLFVRIGAMLAYTPLDEKSLALLLNYLHDFLKYLAKNSATLFSASDYEVAPPEYHRKAV; encoded by the exons TGTGTAAAGGTTGCCATAAAGGACAAACAAGTGAAATACTTTATACATTACAGTGGCTGGAATAAAAA AAGTGCTGTGAGGCCCAGGCGCTCTGAGAAAACTCTGAAGACACGTGAGGATATGGTAGCCCTTTTTCCTGTTCCTGAAGGAGCTCCCTCAGTACACCACCCCCTCCTGACCTCTAG ttggGATGAATGGGTTCCAGAAAGCAGAGTGCTCAAATATGTGGACACCAATCTGCAGAAACAGCGAGAACTTCAGAAGGCCAATCA GGAGCAGTATGCAGAGGGGAAGATGAGAGGGGCTGCCCCCGGAAAGAAGGCATCTGGTCTGCAACAGAAAAACGTTGAAGT gaaaacaaaaaagaacaaacagaaaa CACCTGGAAATGGAGATGGTGGCAGTACCAGTGAGACACCTCAGCCGCCTCGCAAGAAAAGAGCCCGAGTAGATCCAACTGTTGAAAAC GAGGAAACATTCATGAACAGAGTTGAAGTTAAAGTAAAGATTCCCGAAGAGCTGAAACCGTGGCTTGTTGATGACTGGGACTTAATTACCCGGCAAAAACAG ctCTTTTATCTTCCTGCCAAGAAGAATGTGGATTCCATTCTAGAGGATTATGCAAATTATAAGAAATCTCGAGGAAACACAGATAATAA GGAATATGCTGTTAATGAGGTGGTGGCAGGGATAAAGGAATACTTCAATGTAATGCTGGGCACTCAGCTGCTCTACAAGTTTGAGAGGCCGCAGTATGCGGAAATCCTGGCGGATCACCCTGATGCGCCCATGTCCCAGGTGTATGGAGCACCACATCTTCTGAGATTGTTTG TCCGCATTGGCGCCATGCTGGCCTATACTCCTCTGGATGAGAAGAGCCTTGCTTTGTTACTGAATTACCTTCATGATTTCCTCAA gtacCTGGCAAAGAATTCTGCGACTTTGTTTAGTGCCAGCGATTACGAAGTGGCCCCTCCTGAGTACCATCGGAAAGCGGTGTGA
- the MORF4L1 gene encoding mortality factor 4-like protein 1 isoform X2: MAPKQDPKPKFQEGERVLCFHGPLLYEAKCVKVAIKDKQVKYFIHYSGWNKNWDEWVPESRVLKYVDTNLQKQRELQKANQEQYAEGKMRGAAPGKKASGLQQKNVEVKTKKNKQKTPGNGDGGSTSETPQPPRKKRARVDPTVENEETFMNRVEVKVKIPEELKPWLVDDWDLITRQKQLFYLPAKKNVDSILEDYANYKKSRGNTDNKEYAVNEVVAGIKEYFNVMLGTQLLYKFERPQYAEILADHPDAPMSQVYGAPHLLRLFVRIGAMLAYTPLDEKSLALLLNYLHDFLKYLAKNSATLFSASDYEVAPPEYHRKAV; this comes from the exons TGTGTAAAGGTTGCCATAAAGGACAAACAAGTGAAATACTTTATACATTACAGTGGCTGGAATAAAAA ttggGATGAATGGGTTCCAGAAAGCAGAGTGCTCAAATATGTGGACACCAATCTGCAGAAACAGCGAGAACTTCAGAAGGCCAATCA GGAGCAGTATGCAGAGGGGAAGATGAGAGGGGCTGCCCCCGGAAAGAAGGCATCTGGTCTGCAACAGAAAAACGTTGAAGT gaaaacaaaaaagaacaaacagaaaa CACCTGGAAATGGAGATGGTGGCAGTACCAGTGAGACACCTCAGCCGCCTCGCAAGAAAAGAGCCCGAGTAGATCCAACTGTTGAAAAC GAGGAAACATTCATGAACAGAGTTGAAGTTAAAGTAAAGATTCCCGAAGAGCTGAAACCGTGGCTTGTTGATGACTGGGACTTAATTACCCGGCAAAAACAG ctCTTTTATCTTCCTGCCAAGAAGAATGTGGATTCCATTCTAGAGGATTATGCAAATTATAAGAAATCTCGAGGAAACACAGATAATAA GGAATATGCTGTTAATGAGGTGGTGGCAGGGATAAAGGAATACTTCAATGTAATGCTGGGCACTCAGCTGCTCTACAAGTTTGAGAGGCCGCAGTATGCGGAAATCCTGGCGGATCACCCTGATGCGCCCATGTCCCAGGTGTATGGAGCACCACATCTTCTGAGATTGTTTG TCCGCATTGGCGCCATGCTGGCCTATACTCCTCTGGATGAGAAGAGCCTTGCTTTGTTACTGAATTACCTTCATGATTTCCTCAA gtacCTGGCAAAGAATTCTGCGACTTTGTTTAGTGCCAGCGATTACGAAGTGGCCCCTCCTGAGTACCATCGGAAAGCGGTGTGA